TGAATGGCTGTTATACCGACTGGCATTACATCAGCGATGTACTGATAAGTGTTCTACCAGTCTCTGAGCAACGAAAGATTTGGTCCGATAATGCCAAAAGACTATACCGATTATTTTAATTTCCCCAGTTAAGGACATTTTATGACCCAGCAAAATACTAAAAAAATTGCCCTAGTAACCGGTGGCGGAAGCGGCATCGGGCGCAGCATCTGTTTACGCTTAGCAAAACGTGACATGCATATCATCGTTGTTGATTTAAATCTTGAGGCTGCAAACTTAGTGAAAGATGAAATTATTCACGAAACAGGCAGTGCCGATGCGTATGCCGTTGATGTTGCAAACCACCAGCAAGTTCATGATTTATTCAATACGATTACGAAGCACTACCCCATTGATATTTTGGTTAACAACGCGGGTATTGCGCACATCGGCAATATCGAAAACACCACAGAAGCTGATTTAGACAGACTCTATAACATTAATGTTAAAGGCGTTTATAACTGTATTCATGGTGCCATTAATAGCATGAAATCGAGAAAAACAGGCGTCATTATTAACCTAGCTTCTGTCGCATCTTCAGTCGGTATTGCCGATAGATTCGCGTATTCAATGACTAAAGGTGCGGTATTAACCATGACCTATTCAGTTGCAAAAGACTACATAAATGATGGCATACGGTGTAACTGTATTGCTCCTGGTCGCGTGCACACCCCTTTTGTCGATAACTTTTTAGCCAAAAGTTACCCAGATAATCAGGCTGAAATGTTTGAAAAGCTATCTAAAAGTCAGCCTATAGGCCGCATGGGTAAACCAGAAGAAATTGCAGGCCTTGTCGATTACCTCTGCTCAGATGATGCAGCCTTCATTACCGGCAGCAATTTCCCTATTGATGGCGGTTTCGTCACCTTAAATAATTAATAGAAGTAAAGAGAATCATCATGAAACTACTAAGATATGGCCCACATGGCCAAGAAAAACCAGGCATCATAGACAGCGAAGGCAAACTTCGTTGTTTAAGTGGTGTTATAAGTGATATTAACGGCAACACCCTGTCAGCAGATACACTCCTTACTATTAATCAG
Above is a window of Pseudoalteromonas shioyasakiensis DNA encoding:
- a CDS encoding SDR family NAD(P)-dependent oxidoreductase produces the protein MTQQNTKKIALVTGGGSGIGRSICLRLAKRDMHIIVVDLNLEAANLVKDEIIHETGSADAYAVDVANHQQVHDLFNTITKHYPIDILVNNAGIAHIGNIENTTEADLDRLYNINVKGVYNCIHGAINSMKSRKTGVIINLASVASSVGIADRFAYSMTKGAVLTMTYSVAKDYINDGIRCNCIAPGRVHTPFVDNFLAKSYPDNQAEMFEKLSKSQPIGRMGKPEEIAGLVDYLCSDDAAFITGSNFPIDGGFVTLNN